One window of Hyphomicrobiales bacterium genomic DNA carries:
- a CDS encoding gamma-glutamylcyclotransferase family protein: MSETSWFFGYGSLVNCHTHDYPDPKPTTLKGWRRRWVQTPVTKFCFLSANPIGQGAIDGLIARVPNDDWQALDIRETSYIRHPVGNLVDPPTVAEEIQAYSVPPKTYDITSEPKPILLSYLDVVLMGYDRVFGREGVTKFIHTTDSWERPILNDRSAPIYPRHQTLTPTDQVWIDELLKTLPSHLI; the protein is encoded by the coding sequence TTGAGCGAAACATCTTGGTTCTTTGGTTATGGGTCGCTTGTTAATTGCCACACCCATGATTACCCCGACCCTAAGCCGACAACATTAAAAGGTTGGCGGCGCAGATGGGTGCAAACGCCTGTGACCAAATTTTGTTTCCTCAGCGCCAACCCTATTGGACAAGGGGCAATCGACGGGCTGATTGCGCGTGTGCCCAATGATGATTGGCAAGCGCTCGATATACGCGAGACATCCTATATCCGCCATCCAGTCGGCAACCTTGTTGATCCTCCAACTGTGGCTGAAGAAATTCAGGCCTATTCGGTTCCACCAAAAACCTACGACATAACCTCAGAGCCAAAACCAATTTTGCTCAGTTATCTTGATGTCGTTTTAATGGGGTATGACAGAGTTTTTGGCCGTGAGGGGGTAACAAAGTTTATTCACACGACCGACAGCTGGGAACGTCCCATTCTCAATGATCGCAGCGCTCCAATTTATCCTCGCCACCAAACCTTGACCCCAACCGATCAGGTTTGGATTGATGAGCTTTTGAAAACATTGCCGTCCCATTTAATATAA
- a CDS encoding outer membrane protein assembly factor BamD: MLRKLLVSIVLVSPVILAGCSVIPFADRFGDSDKSSSAKSSKLTSKENKKLAALSAKAELPPSVLLNSGIKNVNKGDAKTAQEAFDQVNKLHPFSTEAQRSLVLSAYTHFASKQYEQTITKAEQFIQLYPGNKDAAYMQYLIGESYSSNVSSVVLDQGDTAKGLQAYRDLVRLYPDSKYASDAKRKVFFLADQLAGKEMQIGRYYQERSQHLAAVNRFRTVVDRHQTTRHVEEALYRLTESYLSLGLVNDAKSSTSILGHNYPESQWYSDAYSLTTGSRVASRRQGVGSRIAGLVPFVGKKGDESIRNSDPDFVPAEGILPAGTQPVFEKKRGLSRLVPFLGDKNEVATGAGTYSPPSDGDFVPAGSGASGQDGSENVSFPPVPGLDDITGQPPVAPESVFVPVDNTPSTVPGVNITQDVSFPSVPGLESANGAAGVPAPTGDNVFLPAPGSQAVTETAVAEEKKKSLSRFVPFIGDKDK, from the coding sequence ATGCTGCGTAAATTACTAGTTTCTATTGTGTTGGTTTCACCTGTAATTCTTGCGGGGTGTTCTGTGATACCGTTTGCTGATCGCTTTGGCGACAGCGATAAAAGCAGCAGTGCTAAAAGCAGTAAGCTAACGAGCAAAGAAAACAAGAAGCTTGCGGCTCTATCTGCCAAAGCGGAATTACCACCGAGTGTACTGCTGAATAGTGGTATTAAAAATGTGAATAAAGGCGATGCAAAGACTGCGCAAGAAGCCTTTGATCAAGTGAACAAGCTGCATCCTTTTTCTACAGAAGCGCAACGTTCATTGGTCTTATCGGCCTATACTCATTTTGCTTCAAAGCAATATGAGCAGACCATCACCAAAGCGGAGCAATTTATTCAGCTTTATCCTGGCAATAAAGATGCTGCCTATATGCAGTATTTGATCGGTGAATCATACAGCTCAAATGTTAGCTCTGTTGTTTTGGATCAAGGCGACACGGCAAAGGGATTGCAGGCCTATCGTGATCTCGTTCGCCTCTATCCTGATTCAAAATATGCGAGTGACGCAAAACGGAAAGTGTTTTTTTTGGCTGATCAATTAGCCGGTAAAGAAATGCAGATCGGTCGTTATTATCAAGAACGTAGCCAGCATTTAGCAGCGGTCAACCGTTTTAGAACAGTCGTTGATAGGCACCAGACAACACGCCATGTGGAAGAAGCACTCTATCGTTTGACAGAAAGCTATTTGTCACTTGGTCTTGTGAATGATGCAAAATCGTCAACATCAATTCTCGGACATAATTACCCTGAATCGCAGTGGTATTCTGATGCCTATAGCTTAACCACAGGAAGTAGAGTGGCCTCGCGCAGGCAAGGTGTGGGCTCAAGGATCGCAGGTTTGGTTCCTTTTGTTGGTAAAAAGGGTGATGAATCAATACGAAATTCTGATCCAGATTTTGTCCCAGCAGAAGGTATTTTGCCTGCTGGAACCCAGCCAGTGTTTGAAAAGAAACGTGGTCTTTCCCGATTAGTACCTTTCCTTGGCGATAAGAACGAAGTTGCGACAGGTGCTGGGACCTATTCTCCACCAAGTGATGGAGATTTTGTTCCAGCTGGTAGCGGAGCGTCAGGCCAAGATGGATCTGAAAACGTTTCGTTTCCTCCGGTGCCAGGTCTTGATGACATCACTGGTCAGCCGCCAGTTGCGCCAGAGTCGGTTTTTGTTCCAGTTGATAATACACCCAGCACAGTTCCTGGTGTAAATATAACCCAAGATGTTTCTTTCCCTAGTGTGCCGGGTCTTGAATCGGCTAATGGAGCTGCAGGAGTACCTGCGCCTACTGGCGATAATGTCTTCCTGCCTGCACCAGGTTCGCAAGCTGTGACCGAAACTGCAGTAGCGGAAGAAAAGAAAAAGAGCCTCTCTAGATTTGTGCCATTCATTGGTGACAAAGATAAATAG
- a CDS encoding cupin domain-containing protein — MDIHKANSRSTTFVNAEYFTGTVMMDPIVTAPEPARVRALRVSFSPGARTNWHTHPLGQTLYVLSGVGLIQKQGEAIQEILPGDTIWIAPEEKHWHGAAPDHAMCHIAIQEALEGKHADWMEPVTDEEYQT; from the coding sequence ATGGATATCCACAAAGCGAACAGCCGCTCAACCACATTTGTCAATGCTGAGTATTTTACAGGCACGGTCATGATGGATCCCATCGTTACAGCACCCGAACCAGCCAGAGTGCGCGCCTTGCGTGTTAGTTTTTCACCTGGTGCCCGCACTAATTGGCACACTCATCCCCTGGGACAAACGCTCTATGTTCTTTCTGGTGTTGGCCTCATTCAAAAGCAAGGCGAAGCTATTCAAGAAATCTTACCAGGTGACACGATTTGGATCGCGCCAGAGGAAAAACACTGGCATGGCGCTGCACCCGATCATGCGATGTGCCATATTGCTATACAGGAAGCGTTGGAAGGTAAGCATGCTGATTGGATGGAGCCGGTGACCGACGAAGAATACCAGACGTAG
- a CDS encoding D-alanine--D-alanine ligase, whose protein sequence is MSKKHVAVLMGGWASEREVSLSSGGECAKALEEAGYKVTRVDVGRDVAAVLSSLKPDVAFNALHGPFGEDGAIQGILEVLDIPYTHSGVMASALAMNKDRAKAVLKDAGVPVAEHRIMHRVEAAKEHPMAPPYVVKPVNEGSSFGVLIVGEDMDHPPQQLMASNWPYGDIVMIERYVAGRELTCAVMDGVALDVTEIVSIDHKFYDYDAKYAPGGSKHVLPAKILPNIYQSIQNLSSKAHLALGCRGVSRADFRFDEKADGNHDLICLEVNTQPGMTPTSLVPEMAAHVGHSFSDLVSWMVEDASCGR, encoded by the coding sequence ATGAGCAAAAAGCATGTAGCTGTCCTGATGGGGGGGTGGGCTTCAGAACGTGAAGTGTCTTTGTCTAGCGGTGGTGAATGCGCAAAAGCGCTGGAGGAGGCGGGCTATAAAGTGACGCGCGTTGATGTTGGCCGTGATGTGGCCGCTGTGCTGTCTTCGTTAAAGCCTGATGTTGCTTTTAATGCGCTGCATGGGCCCTTTGGCGAAGATGGTGCGATACAGGGCATTTTAGAGGTTTTGGATATTCCTTATACTCATTCAGGTGTCATGGCTTCTGCATTGGCCATGAATAAGGATCGTGCCAAGGCCGTTTTGAAAGATGCGGGGGTTCCTGTGGCCGAGCATCGCATCATGCACCGTGTAGAGGCTGCAAAAGAACATCCGATGGCGCCGCCTTATGTTGTGAAGCCTGTGAATGAAGGGTCTTCATTCGGGGTTTTGATTGTGGGCGAAGATATGGATCATCCGCCACAACAACTCATGGCGAGTAATTGGCCTTATGGTGATATAGTCATGATTGAACGCTATGTGGCTGGACGTGAATTGACCTGCGCGGTGATGGATGGTGTGGCTCTCGATGTGACCGAAATTGTTTCAATCGATCACAAGTTCTACGATTATGATGCTAAATATGCACCAGGAGGGTCAAAACACGTTCTTCCGGCAAAAATTTTACCAAATATTTACCAAAGTATACAGAATCTATCTTCCAAGGCGCATCTTGCGCTGGGATGTCGTGGAGTGAGTCGTGCAGACTTTCGTTTTGATGAAAAAGCGGATGGTAATCACGATCTTATTTGTCTCGAAGTAAACACCCAGCCCGGAATGACGCCGACGTCATTGGTTCCTGAAATGGCTGCTCATGTGGGGCACTCGTTCAGTGATCTTGTCAGTTGGATGGTGGAGGATGCGAGTTGCGGGCGATAG
- the cysK gene encoding cysteine synthase A gives MTKPDIHFDKPIRGRIYDSILETIGNTPLVRIPTLAAEHGALGDICVKCEFFNPIASVKDRIGVNMILDLERQGIIKSDTTLVEPTSGNTGIALAFAAAARGYRLILTMPESMSIERRKMVALLGAELVLTPREKGMGGAIAKAEELLSEIDGAVMPSQFSNPANPEIHKQTTAEEIWNDTGGDVDVIIAGVGTGGTFTGLGQVLKARKQDIKMIAVEPTASPVLSGGNPGPHMIQGIGAGFVPDNMDTSFMDEVIQVDNEKAFEIARLVAAKEGLPVGISSGAAIFAALEVAARKEMQGKRIVVIAASFAERYLSTILFEGLGE, from the coding sequence ATGACAAAGCCAGATATCCATTTTGATAAACCTATACGTGGCCGCATATACGACAGTATTTTAGAGACGATCGGCAATACCCCGCTTGTGCGCATTCCCACTCTTGCCGCAGAACATGGCGCGCTCGGTGACATTTGCGTTAAATGCGAGTTTTTCAATCCCATAGCCAGTGTGAAAGACCGCATCGGCGTGAATATGATTTTGGACCTTGAGCGTCAAGGCATAATCAAATCAGATACAACGCTGGTTGAGCCAACCTCCGGCAACACCGGCATTGCGCTTGCCTTTGCCGCTGCCGCGCGTGGCTATCGCTTGATTTTGACCATGCCAGAAAGCATGTCTATTGAACGCCGCAAAATGGTGGCTCTGCTTGGTGCGGAATTGGTGTTGACCCCACGCGAAAAAGGCATGGGCGGCGCCATCGCCAAAGCCGAAGAATTATTGAGTGAAATTGATGGCGCGGTTATGCCAAGCCAGTTTTCCAATCCCGCCAATCCGGAAATCCACAAACAAACCACAGCCGAAGAAATCTGGAATGATACTGGCGGCGATGTTGATGTAATTATCGCAGGCGTTGGCACCGGCGGCACCTTCACTGGCCTTGGACAAGTGCTCAAAGCCCGCAAACAAGATATCAAAATGATCGCAGTAGAACCCACAGCAAGCCCTGTCCTATCAGGTGGTAACCCCGGCCCTCATATGATCCAAGGCATTGGTGCTGGCTTCGTGCCTGACAATATGGACACGTCTTTCATGGATGAGGTCATTCAGGTCGACAATGAAAAAGCTTTTGAGATCGCTCGTCTGGTTGCAGCAAAAGAAGGCCTTCCTGTTGGCATTTCATCAGGCGCCGCCATCTTTGCAGCTCTAGAGGTCGCAGCCCGCAAAGAGATGCAAGGCAAACGCATCGTCGTGATCGCTGCCTCTTTCGCTGAGCGCTATCTCTCAACAATATTGTTTGAAGGTTTAGGCGAATAA
- the ftsZ gene encoding cell division protein FtsZ, translating to MTINLKMPDITELKPKITVFGVGGAGGNAVNNMIKSGLEGVEFVVANTDAQALTSSNAERLVQMGLQVTQGLGAGSQPEVGRQAAEEVIDELNGYLEGSHMAFITAGMGGGTGTGAAPVVARAARDMGILTVGVVTKPFQFEGARRMRLAEQGIEELQANVDTLIVIPNQNLFRVANDKTTFADAFSMADQVLYSGVACITDLMVKEGLINLDFADVRSVMSEMGKAMMGTGEASGENRATEAAEAAIANPLLDETSMQGAQGLLISITGGNDLTLFEVDEAATRIREEVDQEANIILGATFDEALEGVVRVSVVATGIEHGVSSGEVPEVKEASTFMRPITTSASLTAEASSEPVVADSSIEPVVAATVEEHAAPAAQPQASIPSPQPEVHQAELAQPETVQPQVAPVAVAQPETAKTDAAVTISPFTPSEDALQLAQSSYDVPVMDDLDAVMAVTPVADEQVSEAPFIPPLAEAPAVAQKMPSVDDFPMIVREEIKAKSVSSLEISDDEERGALGLLKRITNATLGGRKDYDDEMENEAEMPVAVPQTATIPITPEPVAPAAPQSVQARPAQPQAVAPSDPAPSSAPSRQSLATNYAPATGNLDAQGRVSPTASATSAEEQLEIPAFLRRQAQ from the coding sequence ATGACTATAAATCTCAAAATGCCGGATATCACTGAACTGAAACCGAAAATCACTGTTTTTGGTGTTGGGGGCGCTGGCGGTAATGCGGTCAACAACATGATCAAATCTGGACTGGAAGGCGTTGAATTTGTCGTTGCCAATACAGATGCTCAGGCCTTGACCAGTTCTAATGCGGAGCGATTGGTTCAAATGGGTCTGCAGGTGACCCAAGGTCTGGGTGCAGGATCTCAACCCGAAGTCGGCCGTCAAGCGGCAGAAGAAGTAATTGACGAATTGAATGGTTATCTCGAAGGGTCCCACATGGCCTTCATCACCGCCGGTATGGGCGGTGGAACGGGTACTGGTGCTGCTCCAGTGGTTGCACGTGCTGCGCGTGATATGGGTATTCTCACAGTTGGTGTTGTGACAAAGCCATTTCAGTTTGAAGGGGCGCGCCGTATGCGCTTGGCTGAGCAAGGCATTGAAGAACTTCAGGCCAATGTGGATACATTGATTGTTATTCCAAACCAGAATTTGTTCCGTGTTGCCAATGACAAGACGACATTCGCGGATGCGTTCTCTATGGCTGACCAGGTGCTTTATTCTGGCGTTGCCTGCATCACAGATTTGATGGTCAAAGAAGGGCTCATCAATCTTGATTTTGCTGATGTGCGTTCGGTGATGAGCGAAATGGGCAAAGCAATGATGGGTACAGGGGAAGCGTCTGGTGAAAACCGGGCGACAGAAGCTGCTGAAGCTGCCATTGCCAATCCTCTTCTCGATGAAACATCTATGCAAGGTGCGCAAGGCCTATTGATTTCTATCACAGGTGGTAATGATTTGACCTTGTTTGAAGTGGATGAGGCTGCAACCCGTATCCGTGAGGAAGTTGATCAGGAAGCTAATATCATTCTTGGTGCAACATTTGATGAAGCGCTCGAAGGTGTTGTTCGTGTTTCTGTTGTTGCGACAGGCATTGAGCATGGTGTTTCCTCCGGTGAGGTGCCTGAAGTTAAAGAGGCGTCAACATTTATGCGTCCGATTACAACAAGTGCAAGTCTAACGGCTGAGGCAAGCAGTGAGCCGGTAGTGGCTGACTCAAGCATTGAGCCTGTAGTGGCTGCAACAGTTGAAGAACATGCTGCACCGGCTGCCCAACCACAAGCTTCAATACCAAGCCCTCAGCCAGAAGTTCATCAGGCAGAATTAGCGCAACCAGAAACAGTGCAGCCACAAGTGGCTCCAGTAGCAGTTGCTCAACCGGAAACAGCAAAGACAGATGCTGCGGTTACAATTTCGCCATTCACGCCAAGTGAAGATGCGTTGCAACTGGCTCAAAGTTCTTATGACGTGCCAGTAATGGATGATCTTGATGCCGTAATGGCGGTGACGCCGGTTGCTGATGAGCAAGTATCAGAAGCTCCCTTCATACCACCGCTTGCAGAAGCGCCAGCCGTTGCCCAAAAAATGCCAAGTGTTGATGACTTTCCAATGATCGTACGTGAAGAGATCAAAGCCAAGTCCGTTAGCAGCCTTGAAATTAGTGATGATGAAGAGCGTGGTGCTCTTGGTTTGCTGAAGCGTATTACGAATGCGACTTTGGGCGGGCGTAAAGATTATGATGACGAGATGGAAAATGAAGCAGAAATGCCGGTAGCAGTACCGCAAACTGCAACAATACCTATTACTCCTGAACCTGTTGCACCTGCTGCACCACAAAGCGTACAGGCCAGACCGGCTCAACCACAAGCTGTTGCGCCGAGCGACCCCGCACCATCTAGCGCTCCTTCACGTCAATCATTGGCAACAAATTATGCGCCTGCAACCGGTAATCTTGATGCACAAGGACGGGTAAGCCCAACTGCTTCTGCAACAAGTGCGGAAGAGCAATTGGAAATACCTGCTTTCCTGCGTAGGCAAGCACAGTAG
- the lpxC gene encoding UDP-3-O-acyl-N-acetylglucosamine deacetylase, translated as MKKSVQHTINAPITFKGKGVHSNLPVSMTLHPSSANTGIYFIRSVADETEIEIPATYEAVGATELCTIIGDPKGTFVATIEHLMAALRAMGVDNVRIDIDGAEVPVMDGSSHDFVTSITEVGLIAQTARRQYIRIEKTIRVDMGPSFAELTPYDGCYFDVEIDFNDPAIGRQRFATDITPDSFISDISRARTFGFMKDVEKLWEAGYALGSSFENSVVIGDEGIMNPDGLRFDDEFVRHKLLDAVGDLALSGVPIMGAYRSYRGGHKLNFLMLKALFENKDSWSFAESVSAVPNGTGHGVMSEPVVALSPSTR; from the coding sequence TTGAAGAAATCAGTACAACATACGATCAATGCTCCGATTACCTTTAAAGGCAAGGGCGTACATAGCAATCTTCCTGTCTCGATGACGTTGCATCCTTCTAGTGCTAATACCGGTATTTATTTTATTCGCTCAGTCGCTGATGAAACCGAGATTGAAATCCCTGCGACATATGAAGCTGTCGGTGCAACGGAGCTTTGCACTATCATTGGAGACCCGAAGGGTACTTTTGTTGCCACTATTGAGCATCTGATGGCAGCTTTACGTGCGATGGGTGTCGATAATGTGCGTATTGATATCGATGGTGCTGAAGTGCCTGTTATGGATGGCAGTTCGCATGATTTTGTTACAAGCATTACTGAAGTTGGTTTGATAGCGCAAACAGCGCGTCGTCAGTACATCCGCATTGAAAAAACAATACGCGTTGATATGGGGCCTTCTTTTGCTGAACTAACCCCTTATGATGGGTGCTATTTCGATGTCGAGATTGACTTTAATGACCCAGCAATTGGCCGTCAGCGGTTTGCGACAGACATCACACCGGACAGTTTTATTTCTGATATTTCTAGAGCTCGTACATTTGGATTCATGAAGGATGTGGAGAAACTTTGGGAAGCAGGTTATGCACTTGGCTCTTCCTTTGAAAACTCCGTTGTCATTGGTGATGAAGGAATCATGAATCCGGATGGACTTCGATTTGATGATGAATTTGTTCGCCATAAATTGTTGGATGCAGTCGGTGACTTAGCTCTCAGTGGCGTGCCTATTATGGGTGCTTATCGATCATATCGCGGTGGACATAAGCTTAACTTCTTGATGTTGAAGGCTTTATTTGAAAATAAAGATTCTTGGTCATTCGCTGAATCTGTCAGTGCTGTGCCAAACGGTACGGGTCATGGTGTCATGTCTGAGCCTGTAGTTGCCTTGTCACCTTCGACACGCTAA
- a CDS encoding HupE/UreJ family protein → MKKYILAAASLATFATPAFAHHPLGGLPMETFTHGILSGVGHPLLGFDHLFFVIAVGVAALYTGFARLAPAAYIVAMVVGCLMMSFGSGLPIKEVVIGLSLLVVGGVVLSGRALGIVSALVLFAGFGLFHGSAFGDSIATQEVAVGTTVLVGYLLGLGVIQYGIALGAGYVVKHMMKASEATAMNARLTGALIAGIGVYLTLENLEGFILGA, encoded by the coding sequence ATGAAAAAATATATTTTGGCAGCGGCCAGCCTTGCGACATTTGCAACGCCTGCATTTGCTCACCACCCACTCGGCGGGTTGCCGATGGAAACATTCACACATGGTATTTTGTCTGGTGTGGGTCACCCGCTTTTGGGTTTTGACCATCTATTCTTTGTCATCGCTGTCGGGGTTGCGGCCCTTTACACAGGCTTTGCACGGCTTGCGCCTGCGGCCTATATCGTGGCTATGGTCGTTGGTTGTTTGATGATGAGCTTTGGTTCGGGTCTTCCGATCAAAGAAGTTGTTATCGGCTTATCGCTTCTTGTGGTCGGCGGCGTTGTGCTTTCCGGTCGCGCGCTTGGTATCGTTTCAGCATTGGTGCTTTTTGCAGGCTTCGGTCTTTTCCACGGTTCAGCTTTCGGTGATTCCATCGCAACGCAAGAAGTAGCTGTCGGGACGACGGTGTTGGTTGGTTATTTGCTTGGCCTTGGCGTTATTCAATATGGCATCGCGCTTGGGGCGGGTTATGTTGTGAAACATATGATGAAGGCCAGTGAAGCAACTGCCATGAATGCGCGCCTTACCGGTGCGTTGATTGCGGGCATTGGCGTTTATCTGACACTTGAAAACCTTGAGGGTTTTATTCTCGGCGCTTAA
- a CDS encoding cell division protein FtsQ/DivIB: MRRLFHRFQARVETLPKFAMTLASAGIIGAFATYGAIAGGHAAAVTSTVTASLGFDVDSVTISGHRYMKVRDILDILGLSPGVSMVTFDVASAHQTLLREPWVKSASVRKIYPGKLTIQLNEREPFAIWQRGRVVSIVDNDGLVLDDFQKELHGSLPIVVGHGAQRKGPEFLALIDEFPALRSRVQASMLHSERRWDILLDNKITIKLPEDGVREALVELLTLDEEKSILSKDLISVDMRLTDRMVMRLSDEALVNRRATLKRRKEARSKEKKI, translated from the coding sequence GTGCGCCGACTGTTCCACAGGTTTCAAGCGCGGGTTGAAACTTTACCAAAATTTGCGATGACACTTGCGAGTGCTGGCATTATTGGCGCTTTTGCGACTTACGGGGCTATCGCTGGTGGTCATGCAGCAGCTGTGACTTCAACCGTTACAGCCTCTCTTGGTTTTGATGTGGATTCAGTCACGATCTCTGGTCATCGTTATATGAAGGTACGGGATATTCTCGATATATTGGGATTATCACCCGGTGTTTCTATGGTGACATTCGATGTTGCAAGCGCTCATCAAACGCTTTTGCGCGAGCCTTGGGTAAAATCGGCATCGGTGCGTAAGATTTACCCAGGCAAACTAACAATTCAACTCAATGAACGAGAACCCTTTGCGATTTGGCAGCGCGGGCGAGTGGTATCGATCGTCGATAATGACGGGCTTGTTCTTGATGATTTTCAAAAAGAATTACATGGCAGCCTTCCTATTGTTGTTGGCCATGGGGCTCAGCGCAAAGGCCCGGAATTCTTAGCATTGATAGATGAGTTTCCAGCTTTGCGCAGCCGCGTGCAGGCATCCATGCTCCATTCAGAGCGGCGGTGGGATATTTTGCTGGACAACAAAATCACCATAAAATTGCCGGAAGACGGGGTGCGTGAAGCTTTGGTGGAATTACTCACACTTGATGAAGAAAAGTCTATTCTTTCCAAAGATTTGATCAGTGTTGACATGCGATTGACTGATCGCATGGTTATGCGTTTGTCAGATGAGGCATTGGTCAACCGACGGGCCACATTGAAGCGCCGTAAAGAAGCGCGCAGCAAGGAGAAAAAAATCTAA
- the ftsA gene encoding cell division protein FtsA, which translates to MLQFGSKSGAKNKGLRANRSTVISVLDVGTAKVCCVIARLHPKHDGIEFSGRTHVVDVIGFGHQRSRGIKGGVVVDLDEAEQAIRLAVDAAERRAGMTIESLIVNVSGSRMHSNAFSASVSLAGQDVVENDIRRVLEAGRNHSTQDDAAVLHSLPIGYAIDGNRSIKDARGMIGERLAVDMHVVTANDASLRNLEVAVNRCHLAVEDFIVSPYASGLACLAGDEAELGVTCIDLGGGTTTAAVFMEGKFVHCDGLALGGQHVTMDIARGLSTSLRQAEMIKVKHGSVLPGIVNDFVSVPFQQIGDESGISGDVSPSMLAKIIRPRVEETLELIRDRLNASGFAALVGRRVVLTGGASQLTGMTELARSILGKNVRLGRPLGVSGLPTEARSAAFSSIVGLMIYPQTADSKQDIGWLPNRSSPQSRDMTGTGGYFGRMGRWLAENF; encoded by the coding sequence ATGCTGCAATTTGGATCTAAATCAGGTGCAAAAAACAAAGGCTTGCGGGCCAACCGCTCGACGGTCATCAGCGTTTTGGATGTAGGAACCGCGAAGGTTTGCTGTGTCATTGCGCGGCTTCATCCAAAGCATGATGGTATCGAGTTTTCTGGCAGAACCCATGTTGTCGATGTTATCGGCTTTGGTCATCAGCGCTCTCGCGGCATCAAGGGCGGCGTTGTGGTTGATCTCGATGAGGCTGAACAGGCTATCAGATTGGCTGTGGACGCCGCAGAACGCCGTGCTGGTATGACCATCGAATCGCTTATAGTGAACGTTTCTGGAAGCCGGATGCACAGCAATGCTTTTTCTGCCAGTGTCTCGCTTGCCGGCCAGGATGTGGTTGAAAACGATATTCGGCGGGTTTTGGAAGCGGGACGTAACCATTCAACTCAGGACGATGCAGCGGTTCTTCATTCCCTGCCAATCGGCTATGCCATTGATGGTAATCGCAGCATTAAGGATGCCCGCGGTATGATAGGTGAGCGCCTTGCAGTTGATATGCATGTTGTGACCGCTAATGATGCATCACTCCGCAATCTTGAAGTTGCTGTTAACCGCTGCCATTTGGCGGTGGAAGACTTTATTGTTTCGCCCTATGCAAGTGGTCTTGCTTGTCTTGCTGGTGACGAAGCTGAACTTGGTGTTACCTGTATTGATCTTGGCGGCGGCACAACAACGGCGGCTGTTTTCATGGAAGGTAAATTCGTCCATTGCGATGGTCTGGCTCTTGGTGGGCAGCATGTGACGATGGATATCGCCCGTGGACTTTCAACGTCTTTGCGGCAAGCCGAAATGATTAAGGTGAAACACGGTAGTGTTCTGCCTGGAATAGTGAATGATTTTGTTTCTGTGCCTTTTCAGCAAATTGGTGATGAAAGCGGTATTAGCGGTGATGTTTCTCCATCGATGCTTGCTAAAATTATTCGCCCACGTGTTGAAGAAACACTTGAGCTTATTCGTGACCGTTTAAATGCGTCAGGTTTTGCGGCCCTGGTGGGGCGCCGTGTTGTCTTAACAGGTGGTGCAAGTCAGCTGACAGGTATGACTGAATTGGCGCGTTCGATTCTCGGTAAAAATGTTCGCCTAGGGCGGCCACTCGGCGTGTCCGGTCTTCCGACAGAAGCGCGCAGTGCGGCATTTTCATCAATCGTTGGATTAATGATTTACCCACAAACGGCTGATTCAAAACAAGATATTGGCTGGTTGCCTAACCGCTCCAGTCCCCAATCAAGAGATATGACTGGAACAGGCGGCTATTTTGGTCGCATGGGGCGATGGTTAGCGGAGAATTTTTGA